The window AGACGCGGGCAGACCCGCGACGGAAAAAGAAGACCGCCTAGCCGTCGGTTTCCATCGTGTACAGGTCCGGATTGCGCCACCAGAACAGACCCCACGAGAGCAGGAATCCGGCTGCCATCGCGACCAGTTCCTGCAGCAGTCGCCAGGTCCCCAGATCGATGATCGCGACGAGTGCGATCGACGACCCCACCGCCGCGCCGACGAGGACGAACGCAACGTCGCCGACGATGCGCTCGCGCGGGTTCTCCCAGTACTGCTGGCGGTCCTCGTCGTACCAGACCCCGACGTAGATCAGCACGGGCGACATCGCCGTGATGATGGTAATAACCTGGTACCGTTCCGGAAGGATCCCCTGGGAGATCAACACCGCGTTGACCAGTTGCGCGACGAGCGACGCGGCGAACAGTCCCACCAGCAGCCAGCCCCACCGCGGTAACCGTTCCTTGTCCATGATCGGGAACGGTTACTGCTGGAAAATAATCCTGCCGTTTGTCCGTTTCCCGGTTCGTGACCGGCATCGGCCGGGACGTCAGCGTCGCGTCGGCACCGTTACTCCGCGCAGCAGGCGTCTTTCTTCGGCGACTCGTCGACGCCGTTGCCGTCCGCAGCGACCGGTTCTTCGAGCCGGTAGAGACTCTGTCGCGCGTCCGCAAAGTAGATGTCCTCGTCGACGATGCCGATCTCCTCGAGTCGCTCGAGCGCGTATCGAACCGTCCGGGCCGAAAGCATCGATTCCTCGACGATCTGTTTCTGCGTCAGGGGCCCGTCGTACTCGAGTACCTTGAAAACGAGTTTCGCACTTGGAGGTAAGTCCTCGATTTCCTCCCCGTCAGTCTCTGCCATATTACGATTCGAAAGGTCCCAGGAGTATAAAGCTTGAGCCTTACCAGCGTTTTTCGTACAAAATTCCGTGAGTGTTGTAGAGTTAAAATGCATTGTGTGGCGTCGAGGCGGACGAAATACGCATTTGACTGCCTAGTCAGGATCGGCCGATAGAGAGACGCCGAAAACGACGGGTCGCGGCCGGACCCTCCGTTATCCTTCGCCGATCATCCGGTCCTCGTCCTCCCACTCACGTTTGCGAAGTTCGTACTTCTGGGTCTTCCCGGTGGCCGTCTTGGGTAGCTCCTCGACGAACTCCACGCGGCGGACGACCTTGTAGCTCGCGAGCCGTTCGCGGGTGTAGTCGGTCAGCTCCTCGGCCGACACCGGCGGGTTCTCCGCATCGCCGTTCGATGGCACGACGAACGCCTTCGGCGTCTCTCCCCACTCCTCGCTCGGCGCGGGGATCACCGCTGCGTCGGCCACCGCGTCGTGGTCGAACAGCGTGTCCTCGAGTTCGATGCTCGAGATGTTCTCGCCGCCGGAGATGATGATGTCCTTCTTGCGGTCCCGGAGCGCGATCATGCC of the Halobiforma lacisalsi AJ5 genome contains:
- a CDS encoding MarR family transcriptional regulator — encoded protein: MAETDGEEIEDLPPSAKLVFKVLEYDGPLTQKQIVEESMLSARTVRYALERLEEIGIVDEDIYFADARQSLYRLEEPVAADGNGVDESPKKDACCAE